A genomic window from Ischnura elegans chromosome 10, ioIscEleg1.1, whole genome shotgun sequence includes:
- the LOC124166401 gene encoding glycosylated lysosomal membrane protein A-like, protein MSVKLYVDMRSFRMMLKFRGAMTIFVTLAFLTFISSCYGLERKLTTVKNPGCDDHCDALVLLYIRADGSNDSLHYLWDFSRKPNVLIALTSLSANLTISWGDHQWNTTDPHMNFTEIPTYSFGMVVDKIWEFNDLNDTGSIVSVNNENKTAIGLDEFSWEYVDLAIQNHSSILKMKSYHGVRSGSIDITVTSFGDKDHGQVLPHLFHSSNSSQMDIVVNNLGTNPDYTSSRFAFELVVISQELKGNSKSFKILTRKSLDDEHTPGVFTVNDLVSPSASERSKGGGWLLWRRVSYTSDSRDINNSTEINDYAVENVMNPVSVLNGTLLHTFYGDMVESYLVQSTKVSFGATQDGFYRKNNYTTWTFLVGYGYPLEEEFSLLVILVVSIGLGVPAMLIIIGGIYMIIRGFSTNRDELFLSR, encoded by the exons ATGTCCGTGAAGTTGTATGTTGATATGAGGAGTTTTAGGATGATGTTAAAATTTCGTGGTGCAATGACTATTTTTGTGACTTTGGCATTTTTAACTTTCATCTCTTCCTGCTATGGATTGGAGCGTAAG ctgACAACCGTAAAAAATCCAGGTTGTGATGATCATTGTGATGCCTTAGTGCTGCTTTACATCCGAGCTGATGGTTCAAATGACTCTCTCCATTATTTGTGGGATTTCTCACGAAAACCCAATGTCCTCATAGCATTAACATCTCTAAGTGCCAATCTAACTATTTCTTGGGGTGATCACCAATGGAACACGACGGATCCCCACATGAATTTTACGGAAATACCAACATATTCTTTTGGAATGGTAGTTGACAAG ATCTGGGAATTCAATGATCTCAATGATACTGGGTCTATCGTGTctgtaaataatgaaaacaagaCTGCAATTGGCTTGGATGAATTCTCCTGGGAGTATGTGGACCTAGCAATCCAGAACCATAGtagcattttgaaaatgaaatcataTCATGGGGTCCGCTCTGGAAGTATTGACATAACG GTGACTTCGTTTGGAGACAAGGACCATGGGCAAGTGCTGCCTCATCTGTTCCACTCATCAAATTCCAGCCAAATGGACATAGTTGTGAACAACTTGGGCACCAATCCCGACTACACAAGTTCACGATTTGCTTTTGAATTGGTAGTGATAAGTCAGGAGTTGAAAGGGAACAGCAAGTCTTTCAAAATACTCACCCGCAAGAGTTTGGATGATGAACACACTCCAGGGGTTTTCACG GTCAATGACCTAGTGTCTCCATCAGCATCTGAAAGAAGTAAAGGTGGAGGCTGGCTGCTGTGGAGAAGGGTTTCGTACACATCAGATTCAAGAGACATTAATAACTCCACGGAAATCAATGATTATGCTGTGGAGAACGTCATGAATCCTGTGTCTGTACTGAATGGGACTCTGCTGCATACATTTTATGGTGATATGGTGGAAAGCTATCTGGTGCAGTCAACTAAGGTCTCCTTTGGTGCCACACAGGATGGTTTCTACAGAAAGAATAATTACACTACGtg GACCTTTCTTGTGGGTTATGGCTACCCATTGGAAGAAGAATTTTCCCTGCTGGTTATTTTAGTTGTTAGTATTGGATTAGGAGTTCCGGCCATGTTAATCATCATTGGAGGAATATACATGATAATTCGAGGATTTTCTACCAATAGAGATGAACTGTTCCTGAGTAGATGA